The genomic interval CCGAGCCGGCGCGGAGGTGCAGGGGGCCCTGGTTCGGCGAGCGACCGACCACGTGGCAGACCGTGCTCGGACGCACGCCGAGGGCGAGGAGGCGCTTGACGGTGCGCGGGGCGCCGGCGAGCTTCACGATGCGCGCCGCCCGCCCGCAGGCCAGCTGGTCGAGCCCGCAGACCTCGCAGGGTCCGTCGCGGGTCGCGGCGCCGTCGGGCGTCACCGCCGACGCGGAAACTGGAGTCCTGGGCTCAACTTTTTCCATGGGGCGAGTGTGCCTGGCGATCCGGGGCCCCACCCAGGGACATTCCTACCCGCGCACTCGGGAATGCGGAGGGGCGCACGGCGCGGCGCCGCGCTACCCTGCCGCATGGCGATCACGGCCCCATCCCCCCCGACCGTCGACCTCGCCGCCGACGCCGGCGAAGCGTTCGGCCCCTGGCCGATGGGCGACGACGCCGCCCTGTTCGCGCACCTCAGCAGCGCGCACGTCGCCTGCGGCGTGCACGCCGGCGACCCGAGCACGATGCGGCGCACCGCCCGCCTCGCGCGCGAGGCGGGCGTCGCGGTCGGCGCCCACCCCGGCTACCCCGACCTCGTCGGGTTCGGGCGTCGCGCGCTGGCGATGACGCCGACGGAGATCCACGACGCCGTGCTCTACCAACTCGGGGCGCTCGCCGGCGTCCTCGCCGCCGAGGACCTCGCGCTGCACCACGTCAAACCGCACGGCGCGCTGCATCACCGCACCGCCGCCGACCCCGACGCCGCCGACGCCGTCGCCCGCGCCGTCGCGACGTTCGACGCGACCCTGCCCCTCGTCGTGCTGGCCGGGCCGGGCGGCGACGTCCAGCGCGCCGCCGCCCACGCCGCCGGGCTCCCCACCGCGGAGGAGGGGTTCCCCGACCGCGGCTACCTCGCCGACGGACGCCTCGCCCCGCGCGGGACCGAGGGCGCGCTGGTGCACGACCCCGCCACCGCCGCGGCGCGGGCGCGGGCCATGGTGCACGGCACGCCCTTCGCCGCCGTCGACGGCGGCGAGGTCACGGTCCGCGCCGCCACGCTCTGCATCCACGGCGACGGCCCCCACGCCCTCGCGATCGCCCGCGCCATCCGCGCGGCGCTCGACGCCGACGGCGTCGCGGTGCGGCCGGTGTGACCCGCACCCCACCCCGACCCGCCGCGATCCGCAGCCGCACCGTGCGCGTCGAGGGGCGCGACGGCGTCGCGGCGCAGGCGCTCGCCGCGGCGCTGCTCGACGACCCGCTCCCCGGCCTCCTCGACGTCGTGCCCGGCTACGCCTCGGTCCACGTCGAGAGCGACGGCGACGTCCTCCCCGACGCCGTGCTCGAGGCGCGCCTCGCGACCGCCGCCGGGCGCGCCACCGCCCCGGCCGGCCGCGCGGTGCGCGTCCCCGTCCGCTACGACGGGCCCGACCTCGCGCCCGTGGCCGACGCGCTCGACCTGAGCGTCGCGGACGTGATCGCCCGCCACGCCGCCCCCACCTACCGCGTCGCGGCGCTGGGCTTCACGCCCGGCTTTCCCTTCCTCACCGGCCTCGACCCG from Trueperaceae bacterium carries:
- a CDS encoding FeoA family protein encodes the protein MEKVEPRTPVSASAVTPDGAATRDGPCEVCGLDQLACGRAARIVKLAGAPRTVKRLLALGVRPSTVCHVVGRSPNQGPLHLRAGSVHVMVRADDAAHILVDADPHDDAPEEVTP
- a CDS encoding 5-oxoprolinase subunit PxpA encodes the protein MAITAPSPPTVDLAADAGEAFGPWPMGDDAALFAHLSSAHVACGVHAGDPSTMRRTARLAREAGVAVGAHPGYPDLVGFGRRALAMTPTEIHDAVLYQLGALAGVLAAEDLALHHVKPHGALHHRTAADPDAADAVARAVATFDATLPLVVLAGPGGDVQRAAAHAAGLPTAEEGFPDRGYLADGRLAPRGTEGALVHDPATAAARARAMVHGTPFAAVDGGEVTVRAATLCIHGDGPHALAIARAIRAALDADGVAVRPV